The region ACTtaaggattctcagttaactcactctgcagccagcaatagtctGCGCAACACAAAGGCTACAGAAGGCAAACGATACACTTGAAGCCCCCGAATGCAGGCATTTTGGTTTAAAAGTGTGCCCCCATTAACAGATGGTCATTCTGATAAATGGCCATCCTCAAAATGCCCTAATAAAGCTTCTTAGGGACAGTCGTATTATAGACCTACATAGTTTTGGCTTTCTCCCAAGTGTCTCCCCAGACGTAGACCCCGTGACGACGAACCAGCACCGCGCAGGAATCGGGATACTCCTCCATGGCTCTCGCCATTCGATCTTTCAGGTCTCTTTCTTCGGGGGTGTTCTCCACGATGGGGACCACCAGCACATCATCGTATCTGGGAAGTGACAAAACGGCTATAAATACAGGGCATTCCTATGGACAGCAAGCAGAAGCATCTGCCATTACCGGTAATATTCCCCACTGCTGCACTTCCTGATTCCTTTAATCATTTCTTGGTGCGTGATCCGAAATTCCTTCCCCGGAAACAGCAGCGTGGAGAGGACGGCGGCTTTAGAGTGAGTGTGGATCACGGCTCCAGCACCTGAAAGGACGAGCGGTCACAATTATCTGCTGCGGTGCCTGAGCGCACAAGCTCCGATAATGTTCTCTGCACACGCACATTATGTATACGTACACGCACATGAAATGCTGTAATAGTCTATAACAGTAGTCCCCGTTCCCCAAATTAAAGGGGtgacaccaagactggaggtgacaAGTACTCAATTGCTGGCGGTACAACTGCTGGGATCCTTCTCGTTCCTGAGAATGGGTGTCCGAGAAGCCCCATCTGAATGGCACCAATGGGGTGTTCCTGGTACATGGTCAGTGTTGGGCATTCTGACAGTCTGGTGGGGTGCTGCTGACACATGGCAGCTCTTTCTCACACCGCCTCGTTATGTGAAGTATCGGCTGATCAATGCTGCTTACCTCTCATAGTGTAAGCGTTCATAAACAGGGGGGTGCACTGACTTTTCTTCAGGTTCTTGTACGGTGGGGGGCAGCTGATGTCTCGCTCATCGATATCGCAGATAAACAGGTCATCCGGCTGCGGGAAGGGGAACACAGCGTTACTACTGGTCACCAGGGGAGGATCCAATGGATTAAAGGGGTACGTTTATCGTAAAGTAAGATATTCCATCACTTTCTATTTAGTAGGGGGTGATGACACAACATCCCTTTAAGAGACTGCAAACCATCGCTATTATATATGTGATACTGGACGTCATTAAAATCCGCTGGGGGCCAAACTAAGCTTATGGGGGACAAGTAATGGTCATCCTACGGCTGCAGACGCCATGGTGGTCGTCTTCTGGGTGACACCGCACTAAAAGTCTCATCATCCCCACCCACAGTGGTAGTGCCAGAGCAGCCAGCGTTCCGTTAATTGCTTATTAAATGGGAGAATTAGGTTCTATAGTTTTCTTTTTAGAAATGTGGATTTAGAGACACCGGGTAATAAATGGCGTAAGTGACGTGTGGCGGTGATTGGCCGTCCCCGGCGGCTGCCGTGAAAGCAGAAAACAACAGCTGAAAATGGAAAATACTCAAAAAGCGATTAGGCGGCCGTGTGTTGTTCTGTACGGGAGAAGTACGGTGTCGGGACGTCCCCCGCAGCGAGGGGGCCTCATCATCCGCTCTGTACACACTGAGATGACGCCATTCTGACGCTGATCGCATTAATAAGAGTCTGTGTAAATTTCATGGCTGGAGGCCGCGCCGTCGTCCCGGCTGACGCCGTCACTACGGATTAGCGCTGTCACCGTCTATAGCTGTCACCGTCCTCGGCTGGATGCGCTGCCGGCATCGTATGCTAATGAGGACAGTCACAAACAGCCGCCGATGTAAGGgttaaaaagtaaaaacaccacaaTAATATCACCATAAAGTTAACGTTTTTTGCATTCTGATTTCCTCCTTTTTCCAGGACcagtaaaaaaatagtaaaaattccAAGTGGTGTTTAAAAGGAGAAAAACCTGCAAttacgccatttttttaaattgttgttACGGTATTTATTGTGTGCTAGAAATGGCGCTTCATTGCGATGCTCCAGCTCAGTGCGGTGCGATAAACCCGTATAGTTTTCTTTATTTTGCAAattttctgaaatttttttttttcttctagatttctcttTTGTATAGTTTATATTTTTCTATGGATAGAGCCACGCGAAGGATTTTTTGTGAACATGCAACGTTTTCcaagctttttattgcatttttggggtGAAGTGCGGTGAATGAAAAACGTCAATTCTgacctttgattttttttttttttttttttccaatgtgtACCTTGTGGGTTAattcactttatattttgatagattggactttcacagattttttattttaattggtaAAACATTTACGACCATAATATCTCAGTTACGAATGATCTTTTAGGTTAGTCTTAGCCTTAAAGAGTTGTTCCATCTTCATGGAAAATTGTTCGTATAGACAAGCGCTATGCTAAACTACCaatttatgaagatgggaatacaAAATGTGATGGCCAgaagccgccactagagggagcctactgAAGACAGTTATTATTGTGTTCAATTGCAGCTGTATAAGTCCGTGTACacacagctccccctggtggtagcAGAAAGCAACCAACGTGTAATCATTTAAGGTTGCAATGAGACAACCCCATCTCTACAAGCAGTCAGTGGTTTTAACGTTCCCTAGATTGTGAATGGCAGACCATGTACGGTGCGGTGGAGGCCGGGGTCCCGATATGACGACCATATGTCTTAGGAGACGGCCCAAGTGGGAAATGTCTTTATGGATGACCTAGAGGACAG is a window of Ranitomeya variabilis isolate aRanVar5 chromosome 2, aRanVar5.hap1, whole genome shotgun sequence DNA encoding:
- the APIP gene encoding methylthioribulose-1-phosphate dehydratase encodes the protein MYYCNGDVCNQTDNAKEKGHPRNLIPELCRQFYNLGWVTGTGGGISIKYEDEIYIAPSGVQKERIQPDDLFICDIDERDISCPPPYKNLKKSQCTPLFMNAYTMRGAGAVIHTHSKAAVLSTLLFPGKEFRITHQEMIKGIRKCSSGEYYRYDDVLVVPIVENTPEERDLKDRMARAMEEYPDSCAVLVRRHGVYVWGDTWEKAKTMCECYDYLFDIAVQMKQLGLDPAALPAEENGIV